The Spirochaeta isovalerica genome includes a window with the following:
- a CDS encoding MATE family efflux transporter — protein sequence MDITRDPIPKLIRAIAVPAAMGFFFNTMFNVVDTYYTRFISTEALAGLSLSFPVFFILVAFSHGLGSGIQGLASNALGKKDSDGADRLAYAGIILAILFSILLAVFGIFASVPAFSFMGAQGQSLEEGVVYIRVIMSGLPFFFLNNGINGLLSATGDTKAFRNFLILGFFLNLALDPLFIIAFDMGTAGLALATVVVQAVGTVYLWVRLRRTGSISFSRGQKKGHPVTLWPSLLHQSLPASLNSMSIALGVFIINRFIVQFGGDEAIAGYGAAIRIEQIILLPTIGLNMALVTLAGQNHGANQPERVREAYNKTVLYGLAIMGTGMVLLLFLRRPLVAVFNPVEAVIAAGAGYLLIEIVAMPAYVLLGTGNSLLQGLKKPGLIFWVGLFRQIIFPPILFYLLGTVSGLGLQGVWWGIVISVWGGALLMFFRARLMISSSDSNI from the coding sequence ATGGATATAACAAGGGACCCCATCCCGAAACTGATCAGAGCCATAGCCGTTCCCGCGGCAATGGGGTTTTTCTTTAATACCATGTTCAATGTGGTGGATACCTATTATACAAGGTTCATTTCCACCGAGGCTCTAGCAGGGCTGTCTCTTTCTTTTCCGGTCTTTTTCATATTGGTCGCTTTCAGCCACGGTCTGGGAAGCGGAATACAGGGACTGGCTTCCAATGCTCTGGGTAAAAAAGATTCGGATGGAGCGGACCGCCTGGCTTATGCGGGGATCATCCTCGCCATCCTTTTCTCTATTCTTCTGGCTGTTTTCGGTATATTCGCCTCTGTTCCCGCCTTCAGTTTTATGGGCGCTCAGGGGCAGTCTCTTGAAGAAGGAGTCGTTTACATACGTGTAATCATGTCGGGACTACCCTTCTTTTTCCTGAACAACGGAATAAACGGTCTTCTCTCCGCCACGGGAGATACGAAAGCATTCCGTAATTTTCTTATTCTGGGCTTTTTTCTCAATCTGGCTCTGGACCCTCTTTTTATAATCGCCTTTGATATGGGAACGGCAGGACTGGCGCTGGCTACGGTGGTGGTTCAGGCCGTCGGAACGGTTTATCTGTGGGTAAGGCTGAGGCGGACAGGAAGCATTTCTTTCAGCAGGGGACAGAAAAAAGGCCATCCTGTGACCCTCTGGCCGTCCCTGCTCCATCAGAGTCTTCCGGCCAGCCTCAATTCCATGAGCATTGCCCTGGGGGTTTTTATTATAAACCGCTTTATCGTTCAGTTCGGGGGAGACGAAGCTATAGCGGGATACGGTGCGGCGATCCGCATAGAGCAGATTATTCTCCTGCCAACAATCGGACTCAATATGGCTCTGGTGACTCTTGCCGGGCAGAACCACGGAGCAAATCAGCCGGAACGAGTCCGCGAAGCCTATAATAAAACTGTACTCTACGGCCTTGCTATAATGGGAACGGGTATGGTTCTGCTGCTCTTTCTCCGACGACCTCTCGTTGCTGTTTTTAATCCCGTAGAGGCCGTCATCGCCGCCGGAGCGGGATATCTGCTTATAGAAATTGTCGCCATGCCGGCCTATGTCCTGCTCGGAACGGGAAACTCTCTTTTGCAGGGGCTTAAGAAACCCGGTCTGATTTTCTGGGTAGGGCTTTTCAGGCAGATTATCTTTCCGCCCATTCTTTTCTATCTGCTGGGAACGGTTTCCGGCCTCGGTTTACAAGGCGTCTGGTGGGGGATCGTCATCTCTGTCTGGGGCGGGGCGCTCCTTATGTTTTTCCGGGCAAGGCTTATGATCTCTTCCTCTGACAGCAATATATAG
- a CDS encoding lipoate--protein ligase, with the protein MKVFFSEATDPFTNLSIEKWLLKREDLKNSDVLLFYRNAPSVILGRFQNPWLECDLRKMEADEVTLVRRESGGGTVYHDQGNMNFSFIENKDRLIKEEKTAIVVAALTSLGIEAAQGERNDIYIDGKKISGSAGRYTAKRALHHGTLLIETDLKNLNRYLLKKDYKSPSMNSRGTASIPSEVTNILYYNNQLVYREICESIIEKASASRNSQVEIVNLKLSDIENREEIKDIRATFSGWEWTFGKTPTFTFASPAAVPGNGSECLITVKQGLIEDISFRGETGRAEKEFIERYMGNRFDHSLLFLNPVRET; encoded by the coding sequence ATGAAAGTCTTTTTTTCGGAAGCAACCGATCCCTTTACCAATCTCTCCATAGAAAAATGGCTTCTGAAGAGAGAGGACCTCAAAAACTCTGATGTTCTGCTCTTCTACCGAAACGCTCCTTCAGTTATTCTGGGACGGTTTCAGAACCCCTGGTTGGAATGTGATTTACGGAAAATGGAAGCTGATGAAGTAACACTTGTGCGACGGGAGAGCGGCGGTGGAACGGTATATCACGATCAGGGGAATATGAATTTCTCATTTATAGAAAATAAGGACAGACTGATAAAAGAGGAAAAAACCGCTATTGTCGTCGCCGCGCTGACGTCGCTTGGTATAGAAGCTGCTCAGGGAGAAAGGAATGATATCTATATCGATGGGAAAAAAATCTCTGGCAGCGCCGGGCGGTACACAGCAAAAAGAGCTCTGCATCATGGAACTCTCCTGATCGAGACAGACCTGAAAAATCTGAACCGATACCTGTTAAAAAAAGATTACAAGTCCCCTTCAATGAATAGCAGAGGAACCGCTTCCATCCCCTCTGAAGTGACTAATATCCTCTACTACAACAATCAATTGGTCTATAGGGAAATTTGTGAGTCCATAATTGAAAAGGCTTCGGCTTCCCGGAACAGTCAGGTCGAAATAGTAAACCTGAAGTTATCAGATATAGAGAACAGGGAAGAGATAAAAGATATCCGCGCAACATTTTCCGGCTGGGAGTGGACTTTCGGAAAAACTCCGACCTTTACTTTTGCCAGCCCTGCTGCTGTGCCCGGCAACGGATCGGAATGTCTGATCACTGTAAAACAGGGATTGATCGAAGACATTTCCTTCAGGGGAGAAACGGGACGGGCTGAAAAGGAATTCATAGAGAGATACATGGGAAATCGGTTTGACCATTCCCTGCTGTTCCTCAATCCGGTCAGGGAAACATAA
- a CDS encoding ABC transporter ATP-binding protein translates to MSTIMRIENLRKNYGNVQAVQDISFSIDEGICFGLLGPNGAGKTTTIEMMEGILTPTSGRIYFRDSEIDHHFKKKVGIQFQNTALPEFITVKETLEMFRALYPDPRSLDEVVEICSLSDILNRDNRKLSGGQRQRMLLGLAIIPRPEMVFLDEPTTGLDPQARRNFWQLIENIKSEKTTVLLTTHYMEEAEILCDRIAIMDHGKLLEIDSPDKLLESHFDGALVRLPHGGAEPGGIEGSEVKGEFLEISTANLDRTMKDLLASGLNLEGLSIKKPNLEDLFLKLTGESLRS, encoded by the coding sequence ATGAGTACAATAATGCGTATTGAGAATCTGAGGAAAAACTACGGAAATGTTCAGGCCGTGCAGGATATCAGTTTTTCCATAGATGAAGGCATATGTTTCGGACTTCTCGGTCCCAACGGGGCGGGAAAGACGACGACCATTGAAATGATGGAAGGAATTCTGACCCCCACATCAGGCCGGATCTATTTCCGGGACAGTGAGATCGATCATCATTTTAAAAAGAAAGTGGGCATTCAGTTTCAGAATACGGCGCTGCCCGAGTTTATTACCGTAAAGGAAACTCTGGAAATGTTCAGAGCCCTTTATCCCGATCCCCGGAGTCTGGACGAAGTTGTGGAAATCTGTTCCCTCTCGGACATTCTCAACCGGGACAACAGAAAGCTCTCGGGAGGACAGAGGCAGAGGATGCTTCTGGGACTGGCCATCATTCCGAGGCCCGAAATGGTGTTTCTCGATGAACCGACCACGGGACTGGATCCCCAGGCCAGACGGAACTTCTGGCAGCTGATCGAAAATATCAAATCGGAGAAAACGACGGTTCTCCTGACGACTCATTATATGGAGGAAGCGGAAATCCTCTGTGACAGAATTGCCATTATGGACCACGGGAAGCTTCTGGAAATCGACAGTCCCGATAAACTGCTGGAATCTCACTTCGACGGGGCGCTGGTTCGGCTGCCCCACGGCGGGGCGGAGCCCGGGGGAATAGAGGGGTCGGAAGTGAAGGGCGAGTTTCTGGAGATATCCACGGCGAACCTCGATAGGACCATGAAGGATCTTCTGGCTTCGGGGCTGAATCTGGAAGGGCTCAGCATTAAAAAGCCCAATCTGGAAGATCTCTTCCTGAAGCTGACCGGCGAGTCTTTGCGGTCATAA
- a CDS encoding ABC transporter permease has protein sequence MNKFTAIVYARTMEFVRDRGTLFWNLLFPVVLVVGFSFAFSSNGESQFKAGVLENYTAPSGSFLTLPAVDTIEYADSGQALEKLRRHQIDIFVDGEAGTYYLNEESPSAGILRRLSRADLANYAEEQVSGEAVRYVDWLVPGVIGMNMLFSCMFGVGFVIVRYRKNGVLKRMKATPVTPFTFITAQMASRFLIVLITSITVFAGTNLFLHFVVNGSYLLLILLTMLAILCMLSFGLIFAARIKSEELANGLMNLITFPMIIFSGVFFSLEGTPEAVQKISLFFPLTHFIDGARSIMIDGAGLVQILPNLGILTAMTVLFLVIASLLFRWE, from the coding sequence ATGAATAAATTTACAGCCATCGTATATGCCAGAACAATGGAATTCGTCCGTGACAGGGGGACGCTTTTCTGGAATCTCCTCTTTCCCGTCGTGCTCGTCGTAGGCTTTTCCTTCGCATTCAGCAGCAATGGCGAATCGCAGTTCAAAGCGGGGGTGCTGGAAAATTATACAGCTCCTTCGGGATCCTTTCTCACTTTGCCCGCTGTGGACACCATAGAATACGCCGACAGCGGGCAGGCTCTGGAAAAGCTGAGACGTCATCAGATCGATATTTTTGTTGACGGAGAGGCCGGGACTTATTATCTGAACGAAGAGTCTCCTTCAGCCGGGATCCTCCGCCGGCTCAGCCGGGCCGATCTGGCAAACTACGCCGAAGAGCAGGTGTCCGGTGAAGCGGTGCGCTATGTGGACTGGCTGGTTCCCGGCGTCATCGGCATGAATATGCTCTTCAGCTGTATGTTCGGCGTGGGGTTCGTAATCGTCCGATACAGAAAGAACGGCGTGCTCAAAAGAATGAAAGCGACACCCGTTACGCCCTTTACGTTTATTACAGCGCAGATGGCCAGTCGTTTTCTCATCGTTCTCATTACATCGATCACCGTTTTTGCAGGGACAAATCTCTTTCTGCATTTTGTGGTAAACGGTTCCTATCTGCTGCTGATTCTTCTGACGATGCTGGCCATACTCTGCATGCTTTCTTTCGGATTAATCTTCGCCGCCAGGATAAAGAGCGAGGAACTGGCCAACGGGTTAATGAATCTGATTACTTTTCCCATGATTATTTTCTCCGGAGTGTTTTTCTCTCTGGAAGGGACACCCGAGGCAGTTCAGAAAATATCGCTCTTCTTTCCCCTGACTCATTTTATCGACGGAGCCAGGTCCATTATGATTGATGGAGCGGGATTGGTTCAGATCCTGCCGAATCTGGGAATTCTGACTGCTATGACGGTATTGTTTCTGGTGATTGCGTCCCTGCTTTTCCGGTGGGAATAA
- a CDS encoding glycoside hydrolase family 2 protein — protein MKSDTQTNLTDLWEFHKGDLGGIWEACRPVKKGDAEDALLWERVSLPHCFNALDAVAPDATYYQGPGWYRRTIKPENPFPGGRTLLHFEGAGQDSQVYIGQRKAGEHRGGYDEWKVDITDFLSESPEEIRLSVRCDNGRDVQRIPSDLSDFTIYGGLYRTVKLLYEPEVYIKTLHITPLIEKEDLSAELHISAELNRIDRDVRLTLEILDPAGAAVWSERTMTSGHIDLKKSLSGPALWSPENPQLYSARITLEDKESRWRQTYSERFGFRSFEFRRKGPFFLNGGRLLLKGTHRHEDHAGLGAVMPPELIGQEMRMIKAMGANFIRLGHYQQSTQVLDLCDSLGLLVWEEIPWCRGGLGNESYREMGRTMLKNMIEQHYNHPSVIIWGLGNENDWPGDFEDFDETAIRQYMNELHELSHRLDNTRMTAIRRCDFCKDIPDIYSPSIWAGWYRGHYREYKEATLKHIGETERFFHAEWGASSHSGRFSEDPYEGLEHLRTGVGTDERGSDASLYGGISRVSKDGNWSENYACDLFDWTLKEQETMADLTGSAFWPFKDFATPLRPENPLPYVNQKGVVERDLTPKESFYVVQSFWSNVPMIRIFGHNWTDRWGGEKEEKEFRVYSNCRRVELFLDGRSLGVKTRDSQDFPAAGLRWTAELSSGIHELRALAVNEELEDHISFAYHSEKWGNPAVLLADIAEEDSNTYRISVKMTDGRGKTCLDYGEYVYYSLAGKGQMIRNLGTVRGSEKVQMCNGKSEITVKAEKGSSVLVIRSGQADPLFLEL, from the coding sequence ATGAAATCTGATACACAAACGAATTTGACCGACCTCTGGGAATTCCATAAAGGAGATCTCGGCGGAATATGGGAAGCCTGCCGTCCCGTAAAAAAGGGAGATGCGGAAGACGCACTTCTCTGGGAGAGAGTCTCGCTCCCCCACTGCTTTAACGCCCTCGACGCCGTTGCCCCCGACGCCACCTACTATCAGGGACCGGGGTGGTACCGGAGAACCATTAAGCCGGAAAACCCCTTCCCGGGGGGAAGAACCCTTCTACATTTCGAAGGAGCCGGCCAGGACAGCCAGGTATACATCGGCCAGCGCAAAGCAGGAGAACACAGAGGCGGATACGATGAATGGAAAGTCGATATTACCGACTTCCTGTCCGAGTCGCCTGAAGAAATCAGACTGTCAGTCCGTTGCGATAACGGACGTGATGTCCAGCGCATTCCCTCCGATCTCTCGGATTTTACCATTTACGGAGGATTGTACAGGACAGTGAAACTTCTATACGAACCGGAAGTTTATATAAAGACGCTGCATATTACACCGCTCATTGAAAAAGAAGACCTTTCGGCTGAACTGCATATATCGGCTGAACTTAACCGCATCGATAGAGACGTCCGCCTGACTCTTGAGATTCTCGACCCGGCCGGAGCCGCGGTCTGGTCCGAAAGGACAATGACATCGGGACACATCGATCTGAAAAAGAGCCTGAGCGGTCCCGCGCTCTGGTCGCCGGAAAATCCGCAGCTCTACAGCGCCCGGATCACACTGGAAGATAAGGAGTCGCGATGGCGGCAGACTTACTCAGAGAGATTCGGATTCCGATCCTTTGAATTCCGCAGAAAAGGCCCTTTTTTTCTCAACGGCGGGAGGCTTCTGCTCAAAGGGACCCACAGGCATGAAGACCACGCCGGACTGGGCGCGGTGATGCCTCCGGAACTGATCGGGCAGGAAATGCGGATGATCAAAGCCATGGGAGCGAATTTCATCCGCCTCGGCCACTATCAGCAATCTACGCAGGTTCTGGATTTATGCGACAGCCTCGGCCTGCTGGTCTGGGAGGAGATTCCCTGGTGCCGCGGCGGACTGGGCAATGAATCGTACAGAGAGATGGGCCGGACCATGCTGAAGAATATGATAGAACAGCATTACAACCATCCCTCCGTCATTATCTGGGGACTGGGTAACGAGAATGACTGGCCGGGGGATTTTGAAGATTTCGACGAAACAGCTATCAGGCAATATATGAATGAACTGCATGAACTATCACACAGACTTGATAATACAAGAATGACGGCAATCCGCCGCTGTGATTTCTGCAAAGACATTCCCGATATTTATTCACCGTCAATCTGGGCCGGTTGGTATCGCGGCCACTACAGGGAGTACAAAGAGGCGACTCTGAAACATATAGGCGAAACGGAACGATTTTTCCACGCTGAATGGGGCGCTTCAAGCCACAGCGGACGGTTCTCAGAAGATCCCTACGAGGGACTGGAACACCTCAGGACCGGAGTGGGCACCGACGAAAGGGGAAGCGACGCATCTCTGTACGGAGGTATATCACGGGTATCAAAAGACGGGAACTGGTCGGAAAACTACGCCTGCGATCTCTTCGACTGGACATTGAAAGAACAGGAGACTATGGCGGATCTGACCGGATCGGCTTTCTGGCCTTTCAAAGATTTCGCGACACCGCTCAGGCCGGAGAATCCCCTCCCCTATGTCAACCAGAAGGGGGTCGTGGAAAGGGACCTGACCCCGAAAGAATCCTTCTACGTCGTTCAATCTTTCTGGTCGAATGTTCCCATGATCAGAATATTCGGCCACAATTGGACGGACCGCTGGGGCGGGGAAAAGGAAGAAAAGGAGTTTCGCGTTTACTCCAACTGCCGCCGGGTGGAGCTGTTTCTCGACGGCCGGAGCCTCGGAGTCAAAACCAGGGATTCACAGGATTTTCCCGCGGCGGGATTGCGCTGGACCGCAGAACTGTCATCGGGGATCCACGAACTCCGCGCGCTGGCCGTGAATGAAGAACTGGAAGACCATATCAGTTTTGCCTACCACAGCGAAAAATGGGGAAATCCGGCCGTTCTTCTGGCCGATATTGCCGAAGAGGATTCAAATACATACCGGATTTCGGTTAAAATGACCGATGGCCGGGGAAAAACCTGTCTGGATTACGGTGAGTACGTCTATTATTCTCTCGCCGGTAAGGGTCAGATGATCAGAAACCTTGGAACGGTCAGAGGATCGGAGAAGGTCCAGATGTGCAACGGCAAATCGGAAATCACAGTAAAGGCGGAAAAGGGCTCCTCCGTTCTGGTTATCAGATCGGGACAGGCGGATCCCCTGTTTTTGGAATTATGA
- a CDS encoding glycoside hydrolase family 88 protein has protein sequence MKYENMARSILTVLDRAISVHGNRRPEIGMGDLHPGWHYTKEHYWTEAFWPGQLWLAYDWTGDKKYLEAARVHSPAFAKMLTTPRWLHHDVGFLFLMSSVWDFKLTEDREARDRALRAADILRSRFQWHGRFILAWNPKPGDKEWNRIASGKMIIDSMENISLLYWAARQTGEKAYAEIATEHAATMAKYIIRDDGSTYHCYDFDPVTGVPIGGSTHQGWSAESCWSRGQGWAVHGFCQTYINTGNSLFLESARKLADYVIGNLPEDNVPPWDFSIPPEAPQVKDSSAGAILSAGFLSLSQILEEEKSPDAELYRGFGLKMLDGLKEHCDLTGDPQSQGLLSQGASHAKKGGYWASAMLPYGDYYYFEAVLRASGKSDFIWT, from the coding sequence ATGAAATATGAAAACATGGCCCGCAGCATACTGACAGTATTGGACAGAGCCATATCCGTTCACGGAAACCGCAGGCCTGAAATCGGCATGGGAGACCTTCATCCCGGTTGGCACTACACAAAAGAGCACTATTGGACCGAGGCCTTCTGGCCCGGTCAGTTATGGCTGGCCTATGACTGGACGGGAGATAAAAAGTATCTTGAGGCGGCCCGCGTCCACAGCCCGGCTTTTGCGAAAATGCTTACAACGCCCCGGTGGCTCCACCACGATGTGGGCTTTCTCTTTCTCATGAGTTCCGTCTGGGACTTCAAATTGACAGAGGACAGAGAAGCCAGGGACAGAGCGCTCAGGGCTGCTGATATTCTCAGAAGCCGCTTTCAATGGCACGGACGTTTCATCCTGGCCTGGAATCCGAAGCCCGGCGACAAAGAGTGGAACCGCATAGCCAGCGGGAAAATGATTATCGATTCCATGGAAAATATATCGCTCCTCTACTGGGCAGCAAGGCAGACCGGAGAAAAAGCCTATGCCGAAATCGCCACGGAGCATGCGGCTACCATGGCAAAATACATAATCCGTGACGACGGCAGCACTTATCACTGTTACGATTTCGATCCTGTTACGGGAGTTCCCATAGGCGGTTCGACACATCAGGGATGGAGCGCCGAATCCTGCTGGAGCCGCGGCCAGGGATGGGCCGTCCACGGTTTCTGCCAGACCTATATCAACACGGGTAATTCTTTGTTCCTGGAATCCGCCAGAAAGCTTGCCGATTATGTCATCGGCAATCTCCCGGAAGACAATGTCCCCCCCTGGGACTTTTCCATTCCGCCGGAAGCTCCGCAGGTCAAAGATTCTTCAGCCGGAGCCATACTGAGCGCGGGATTTCTGAGTCTCTCACAGATCCTTGAGGAAGAAAAATCTCCCGATGCGGAACTGTATAGAGGATTCGGATTGAAAATGCTCGACGGCCTGAAAGAACATTGCGATTTAACTGGCGATCCCCAGTCCCAGGGGTTACTGAGTCAGGGAGCCAGCCACGCGAAAAAAGGCGGATACTGGGCTTCGGCCATGCTCCCCTACGGAGATTACTACTACTTCGAAGCGGTACTGCGCGCTTCGGGAAAAAGCGACTTTATCTGGACTTGA
- a CDS encoding extracellular solute-binding protein, with product MKKSLIPLLMVMTIGSAFAAGNQEAAVSSGGTVDLDVWAVKAAELQVDTESLANWKGIEEATGTSLNWQLISTEVKDEQFNLIMTSGNLPDVMAYYEGKSGFSSVNKFGTQGAFLPLEDLIREHAPNLKAAILDDPKVRESLMASDGNIYYIPMLSALNAARGWFIRYDWLEAVGKDVPTTTDELYEVLLAFKNEDPNGNGEADEIPMIFRRRGDDAFYNLGALAYAFDADTGWVLRNGKVVYGPSEPQYLDFLKYIAKLYKEKLIDQEILTRPGNPRNDLLGKDQAGAIHDWFASTASLNDTLASDIPGFNLRHMAPPVGTADRPFTRIQMSKVRGDGGWSISHSNPDPIATIKMMDYIFSPEGSRYVNFGVENDTYVLEGGKPLYTDKITKNPDMGFHEALVTNGMQWKIGLQQDIEYEKQFANAIATAARIDYMDNFIEEEFPILSFTEDEQMVIDDKLSQINLYTAEMSSRALIGADKTADLTKIFAELNNMGLKEVTAIYQAAYDRKK from the coding sequence ATGAAAAAATCACTTATTCCTCTACTTATGGTTATGACTATCGGTTCAGCCTTTGCTGCAGGTAATCAGGAAGCAGCCGTTTCTTCCGGCGGAACCGTGGATCTGGACGTCTGGGCTGTGAAAGCAGCGGAACTTCAGGTCGATACCGAATCGCTGGCGAACTGGAAAGGTATCGAAGAAGCAACGGGAACCAGCCTCAACTGGCAATTAATCAGCACGGAAGTGAAAGACGAACAGTTCAATCTGATTATGACTTCAGGCAATCTTCCCGATGTCATGGCTTACTATGAAGGGAAAAGCGGATTTTCCTCTGTAAATAAATTCGGAACTCAGGGAGCATTCCTTCCCCTTGAAGACCTGATCAGAGAGCACGCGCCCAACCTGAAAGCCGCCATTCTCGACGATCCCAAGGTAAGGGAATCGCTTATGGCTTCCGATGGAAATATCTACTATATCCCCATGCTGTCGGCGCTCAATGCGGCACGCGGATGGTTTATCCGTTACGACTGGCTGGAAGCTGTTGGAAAAGATGTTCCGACCACAACCGACGAACTGTATGAAGTTCTCCTGGCATTTAAAAACGAAGACCCCAACGGAAACGGCGAAGCTGACGAAATCCCCATGATTTTCCGCCGCCGCGGCGACGACGCCTTCTACAACCTCGGAGCTCTCGCTTATGCTTTCGATGCCGATACGGGCTGGGTCCTCAGGAACGGAAAGGTCGTTTACGGTCCCTCTGAACCGCAGTACCTCGATTTCCTCAAATACATAGCCAAACTCTATAAAGAAAAGCTGATTGATCAGGAAATCCTCACCCGACCGGGCAATCCCCGTAACGACCTGCTCGGCAAAGACCAGGCTGGAGCCATTCATGACTGGTTCGCTTCAACAGCCAGCCTCAATGATACTCTCGCATCGGATATACCCGGTTTCAATCTTCGCCATATGGCGCCTCCCGTGGGAACAGCCGACAGACCTTTTACCAGAATACAGATGAGCAAAGTCCGGGGAGACGGCGGATGGTCTATCAGCCACAGCAATCCCGATCCAATCGCCACGATTAAAATGATGGATTACATTTTCAGTCCCGAAGGCAGCCGATATGTGAACTTCGGAGTGGAAAACGATACCTATGTTCTGGAAGGCGGAAAACCCCTATACACGGATAAAATTACAAAAAACCCCGACATGGGCTTCCACGAAGCTCTCGTAACTAACGGCATGCAGTGGAAAATCGGTCTGCAGCAGGACATCGAATACGAGAAACAGTTCGCCAATGCTATCGCGACAGCGGCCCGTATCGACTATATGGATAACTTCATAGAAGAAGAGTTCCCCATTCTCAGCTTCACCGAAGATGAGCAGATGGTTATCGATGACAAGCTCAGCCAGATCAACCTCTACACAGCTGAAATGAGTTCCAGGGCCCTTATAGGCGCTGATAAAACTGCTGATCTTACAAAGATATTCGCAGAGCTGAACAATATGGGACTGAAAGAAGTGACAGCTATCTATCAGGCGGCTTACGACAGAAAGAAATAA
- a CDS encoding ABC transporter permease subunit → MNRPSGKMELFWSTLVAAAVILICAVMLYPFLFTISASISDPDMVIRNQVTFFPKGPLSFEGYKILFKNERIWQGYANTIFYTLFGTGVNLAITVLAAYPMSRRGFNGYKFINIFISLTMFISATGMMIPLFLVVRGLNLLDTRLAILIVFAAFPYYIILLRSFFQQMPEEMFEAARLDGANEFTILLKIVLPLSGAALATIGLYYGINRWNGYFWAMIFLRDETKHPLQVVLRELIVLASMGEEMDASLNRGGSNAEVIKYGAIVLATLPIAVIYPFIQKYFVKGATLGSVKG, encoded by the coding sequence GTGAATCGTCCCTCTGGTAAAATGGAACTGTTCTGGTCCACTCTGGTGGCCGCGGCAGTTATCCTCATATGCGCTGTCATGCTCTACCCTTTTCTCTTTACCATATCCGCCTCGATTTCCGATCCCGATATGGTCATAAGAAATCAGGTGACCTTTTTCCCCAAAGGACCGCTCAGCTTCGAAGGGTATAAAATCCTGTTCAAAAACGAGAGAATCTGGCAGGGCTATGCCAATACGATTTTCTACACGCTTTTCGGAACAGGGGTTAATCTGGCCATAACCGTTCTGGCAGCCTATCCCATGTCGCGGAGAGGTTTTAACGGCTATAAATTCATCAATATCTTCATTTCCCTGACCATGTTCATCTCTGCAACGGGAATGATGATCCCTCTCTTTCTGGTGGTCCGGGGACTGAATCTGCTCGATACGAGACTGGCGATCCTGATCGTTTTCGCCGCCTTCCCCTATTACATCATACTTCTACGATCCTTTTTCCAGCAGATGCCCGAAGAGATGTTCGAAGCGGCCCGGCTCGACGGCGCCAACGAGTTCACCATTCTGCTCAAAATCGTTCTGCCTCTCTCCGGAGCCGCTCTGGCGACCATAGGCCTCTATTACGGAATCAACCGCTGGAACGGATACTTCTGGGCCATGATCTTCCTCAGGGACGAAACGAAACACCCCCTCCAGGTCGTCCTGAGAGAGCTTATCGTTCTGGCCTCCATGGGGGAGGAAATGGATGCCAGCCTCAACAGAGGCGGTAGCAACGCGGAAGTCATAAAATACGGCGCTATCGTTCTGGCGACGCTGCCCATAGCAGTCATCTATCCTTTCATTCAGAAATATTTTGTGAAGGGAGCCACCCTCGGCTCTGTCAAAGGGTAA